The Nitrogeniibacter aestuarii genome has a window encoding:
- a CDS encoding bacteriohemerythrin produces the protein MHEQRPFVWAPKFDTGVGDIDDQHHVLVNTLNEANLTLRHETSIPAIDRLLQDLLAYALYHFETEEHLMLEHDYEAHEPEAARQHIEDHRKFAQQVVTMRNTLGSTGNIDRDVLLSFLGSWLQQHILGVDQKLAAFLHERGAAG, from the coding sequence ATGCACGAACAGAGGCCCTTCGTGTGGGCGCCGAAATTCGATACCGGCGTCGGGGATATCGACGATCAGCACCACGTGCTGGTCAACACACTCAATGAAGCCAACCTCACACTGCGCCACGAGACCAGCATCCCGGCCATCGACCGGTTATTGCAGGATCTGCTTGCCTACGCGCTCTACCACTTCGAAACCGAAGAGCACCTGATGCTGGAGCATGACTATGAAGCCCATGAACCCGAGGCGGCGCGACAACACATCGAGGATCACCGGAAGTTCGCGCAGCAGGTGGTCACCATGCGCAACACACTCGGTAGTACAGGCAACATCGATCGCGACGTCTTGCTGTCGTTTCTCGGCAGCTGGCTTCAACAGCACATTCTGGGGGTTGATCAGAAACTCGCGGCATTCCTGCACGAGCGCGGCGCCGCGGGTTGA
- the aas gene encoding bifunctional acyl-ACP--phospholipid O-acyltransferase/long-chain-fatty-acid--ACP ligase: MLRTLLKPLLRAIAQVLFRVRLTGDMPRHTERLLIVANHESFLDGLLLGLFLPLDPVFVVHTGVVKNPLLRAMLSLVDYLAVDPTSPMAMKQVVRLIESGRPVVIFPEGRITTTGSLMKTYDGPAFVAARTGATILPVRIDGASRTFFSRMSGDYPRRWFPQLRLAIQPTTKIEKPEAPTARERRRKAGEAMRRVMQTMIFNSRPQETLFEALLDATEIHGRKRRLVEDLKQEEYSYSDLLKMALALGRMVEKRTGEGERVGVLLPNLAPTMGLVFGMSAFGRIPAMLNYTAGADGMQAACVAAQVRTIVTSRAFIEQAKLADKLEALEGVDYLYLEDMKADMGLADKLWLVLWAMPFPRLATRIGQPDDAAVVLFTSGSEGKPKGVVLSHSALLANVAQIRAVVDFSVDDKILNALPLFHSFGLTGGGLLPILTGAHVFLYPSPLHYRVIPELAYDRACTVLLGTSTFLGNYAKHAHPYDFFRLRYVIAGAEKLADSVRELWFDKFGLRIFEGYGATETAPVMAVNTPMAFRRGTVGQFLPGMQHELVRVPGIERGGMLHVKGPNLMSGYLKFDQPGVLQPPSSEAGDGWYETGDIVDVDEDGFVRIVGRVKRFAKIAGEMVSLEVAEKIAAAASPSGVHAVSTQPDASKGEALVLFTSDKTLGRDALVAAAKAQGAAELAVPRKIVAVDSLPLLGTGKTDYVTLKRMAAEA; the protein is encoded by the coding sequence ATGCTGAGAACACTCCTCAAACCCCTGCTGCGTGCAATTGCTCAGGTGCTCTTCCGGGTTCGCCTCACCGGCGACATGCCCCGTCACACGGAGCGCCTGCTGATCGTCGCCAACCACGAGTCGTTTCTGGATGGCCTGCTGCTCGGGCTTTTCCTGCCGCTCGATCCGGTGTTCGTGGTGCACACCGGGGTCGTGAAGAATCCGCTCCTGCGAGCTATGCTCTCGCTCGTGGATTACCTGGCCGTCGATCCGACCAGCCCGATGGCCATGAAGCAGGTGGTGCGGCTGATCGAATCCGGGCGCCCGGTGGTCATCTTCCCTGAAGGGCGGATCACCACCACCGGCAGCCTCATGAAGACGTACGACGGGCCGGCTTTCGTCGCGGCGCGTACTGGCGCGACCATCCTGCCGGTGCGCATCGATGGCGCTTCGCGCACCTTCTTCTCGCGCATGAGTGGCGACTACCCGCGTCGCTGGTTCCCGCAGTTGCGCCTGGCCATCCAGCCGACCACGAAGATCGAAAAACCTGAAGCACCCACCGCGCGCGAGCGTCGTCGCAAGGCGGGCGAGGCCATGCGACGCGTCATGCAGACCATGATCTTCAACAGCCGGCCTCAGGAAACCCTGTTCGAGGCCCTGCTCGATGCGACCGAGATCCACGGACGCAAACGTCGGCTGGTCGAAGACCTCAAGCAGGAGGAATACAGTTACAGCGACCTGCTCAAGATGGCCCTGGCGCTGGGGCGCATGGTCGAGAAGCGCACAGGTGAAGGCGAGCGGGTCGGCGTGCTGCTGCCCAACCTGGCGCCGACCATGGGGTTGGTCTTCGGCATGAGTGCCTTCGGTCGCATCCCCGCCATGCTCAACTACACGGCGGGTGCCGACGGCATGCAGGCGGCGTGCGTGGCGGCGCAGGTCAGGACGATCGTGACCTCACGCGCCTTCATCGAGCAGGCCAAGCTGGCGGACAAGCTCGAGGCGCTTGAGGGTGTCGACTACCTCTATCTGGAAGATATGAAGGCTGACATGGGCCTGGCCGACAAGCTCTGGCTGGTGCTGTGGGCCATGCCGTTTCCGCGTCTGGCCACCCGCATCGGCCAGCCGGACGACGCTGCCGTGGTGCTGTTCACCTCGGGCTCCGAAGGCAAGCCCAAGGGCGTGGTGCTGTCGCATTCGGCCTTGCTGGCCAATGTGGCGCAGATCCGCGCGGTGGTGGATTTTTCGGTGGATGACAAGATCCTCAATGCCTTGCCGCTGTTTCATTCCTTCGGCCTGACCGGGGGCGGTCTGTTGCCGATCCTGACCGGCGCCCATGTGTTCCTCTACCCGAGCCCGTTGCACTACCGGGTCATTCCGGAGCTGGCCTATGACCGTGCGTGTACCGTGTTGCTGGGCACCTCGACCTTTCTTGGCAACTATGCCAAGCACGCCCATCCGTACGACTTCTTCCGCCTGCGTTATGTGATCGCCGGGGCCGAAAAGCTCGCCGATTCGGTGCGCGAGCTGTGGTTCGACAAGTTCGGCCTGCGCATTTTCGAAGGCTACGGGGCGACGGAGACCGCGCCGGTGATGGCGGTCAATACGCCCATGGCTTTTCGCCGGGGCACGGTGGGGCAGTTCCTTCCCGGGATGCAACATGAACTCGTTCGCGTGCCGGGCATCGAGCGCGGCGGCATGCTGCATGTGAAAGGGCCGAACCTCATGAGTGGCTACCTCAAGTTCGATCAGCCCGGGGTGCTGCAGCCGCCTTCGTCCGAGGCCGGCGACGGCTGGTATGAGACCGGCGATATCGTGGATGTGGACGAGGACGGCTTCGTGCGCATCGTCGGCCGCGTCAAACGCTTCGCCAAGATCGCGGGCGAGATGGTGAGCCTGGAGGTGGCCGAAAAGATCGCCGCGGCGGCCAGCCCCTCGGGCGTCCATGCGGTGTCGACCCAGCCCGATGCGTCCAAAGGCGAAGCGCTGGTGCTGTTCACCTCCGACAAGACACTCGGCCGCGATGCGCTTGTGGCAGCCGCCAAGGCCCAGGGGGCGGCCGAACTGGCAGTGCCGCGCAAGATCGTGGCCGTGGACAGCCTGCCCTTGCTGGGCACGGGCAAGACCGACTACGTCACCCTCAAGCGGATGGCGGCCGAGGCCTGA
- a CDS encoding helix-turn-helix domain-containing protein → MSTSASLVQTLKNELKAAGVTYAELARRLGMAESSVKRMFSRAGDLPLSRIDAICQALGLDFAELARAVADQTPLLQQLTLEQEKAVVADRHLLMVAICVMSQIPMEEIVATYDMTEAECVLCLTRLDRIGIIDLRPGNRYRLKVAKGFRWLPHGPVMDFFRREVLHDYFAGGFDGESELLTLTHGEIGRSAANSFRDRLVRVCQDFSNQHLADQKLPSEQRQPFTIVVGMRSWKMPAFKAMERKQENKDA, encoded by the coding sequence ATGAGTACCTCTGCCAGTCTTGTTCAGACGCTCAAGAATGAACTGAAGGCCGCCGGTGTCACTTATGCCGAGTTGGCGCGCCGACTTGGCATGGCCGAGTCGAGTGTCAAGCGCATGTTCTCCCGTGCGGGTGATCTGCCGCTGTCGCGCATCGATGCCATCTGTCAGGCCCTGGGGCTGGACTTCGCCGAACTGGCGCGCGCCGTGGCCGACCAGACGCCCTTGCTGCAGCAACTGACGCTGGAGCAGGAAAAGGCGGTGGTGGCGGACCGGCATCTGCTGATGGTGGCCATTTGCGTGATGAGCCAGATTCCCATGGAGGAGATCGTTGCCACCTATGACATGACCGAGGCCGAATGCGTGTTGTGCCTGACACGTCTCGACCGCATCGGCATCATCGACCTGCGTCCGGGCAATCGCTATCGCCTCAAGGTGGCCAAGGGGTTTCGATGGCTGCCCCACGGCCCGGTGATGGACTTCTTTCGTCGGGAAGTGCTGCACGACTATTTTGCCGGTGGCTTCGATGGCGAATCGGAGCTGCTCACGCTCACGCATGGCGAGATCGGGCGCAGTGCAGCCAATTCCTTCCGTGACCGCCTCGTTCGGGTGTGCCAGGATTTTTCCAATCAGCACCTGGCGGATCAGAAACTCCCCTCGGAACAGCGACAGCCTTTCACCATCGTGGTGGGCATGCGCTCATGGAAGATGCCGGCCTTCAAGGCCATGGAACGCAAGCAAGAGAACAAGGACGCCTGA
- a CDS encoding enoyl-CoA hydratase/isomerase family protein: MANTVLLQVNDGVATLTLNRPVVLNTLSVEMMQDLAEALSRAKSDETVEVLVIEGAGDHFMAGGDIKDFEKHLGLSAPARLATFKAMIEHHINPTVTTLQGMHQPVIAKVRGACAGFGLSLMLGCDLTIAADNAKFTAAYANIGLPADGGMSYFLPRMIGRRQTLELLMLADRFDAAEARRLGLVTQVVPAADLDDAVDRLSRRLKRGARHAYGEIKRLVNASFDAPLETQLQSEAEAFARCAASDDFAEGVQAFLGKRTPEFRGR; encoded by the coding sequence ATGGCGAACACGGTTTTGTTGCAGGTAAACGATGGCGTCGCCACCCTGACGCTCAATCGGCCTGTGGTTCTCAACACCCTGTCCGTGGAAATGATGCAGGATCTCGCCGAGGCGCTGTCCCGCGCCAAGAGCGATGAGACGGTTGAGGTGCTGGTCATCGAAGGCGCCGGGGATCATTTCATGGCGGGCGGCGATATCAAGGACTTCGAGAAGCACCTTGGGCTGAGTGCACCGGCGCGGTTGGCGACCTTCAAGGCCATGATCGAGCACCACATCAATCCCACCGTCACCACGCTGCAAGGCATGCATCAACCGGTCATTGCCAAGGTGCGGGGGGCCTGCGCCGGCTTCGGATTGTCGTTGATGCTCGGGTGCGACCTGACCATTGCGGCGGACAACGCCAAGTTCACTGCCGCATATGCCAACATCGGACTGCCGGCGGATGGCGGCATGTCGTATTTCCTGCCGCGCATGATCGGACGACGACAGACGCTCGAGCTGCTCATGCTGGCGGATCGATTCGATGCCGCAGAGGCCAGACGCCTGGGGCTTGTTACGCAGGTCGTGCCGGCCGCGGATCTGGATGACGCGGTCGATCGCCTGTCACGCCGTCTGAAGCGCGGGGCGCGTCACGCCTATGGCGAGATCAAGCGTCTGGTGAATGCCAGCTTCGATGCGCCGCTCGAGACTCAACTCCAGAGCGAGGCCGAGGCCTTTGCCCGTTGTGCTGCCTCCGATGACTTTGCCGAGGGGGTGCAGGCCTTTCTTGGCAAGCGCACACCTGAATTTCGCGGACGCTGA
- a CDS encoding DUF3750 domain-containing protein: MHFLRWALLGLFLILFVPTGVALARHFAIDDRPTDWRTASHESSGLAPDPRATPEAVIQVYAAPAFSWRGAFGVHTWIAAKPSGSTTWTRFEVFGWGVRRGEGAVRVLSGVPDAKWYGATPELLRDLRGGAEVNALIERLHAAARRYPHNHEYRVWPGPNSNTFIAYLGRQVPELHIDMPPTAIGKDYLPEGGWVSTAPSGQGVQLSAKGLLGLTVAPEEGLEFNVLGLTVGIDASPWAIKLPGTGRLGAPDGPASPHG, encoded by the coding sequence ATGCATTTTCTTCGTTGGGCCCTGCTGGGCCTGTTCCTGATTCTTTTCGTACCCACCGGGGTTGCGCTCGCACGGCACTTCGCCATCGACGATCGTCCCACTGACTGGCGCACCGCCAGCCATGAGAGCTCGGGACTGGCACCCGACCCCCGGGCCACGCCCGAAGCCGTTATTCAGGTGTATGCGGCGCCAGCTTTCAGCTGGCGGGGTGCGTTTGGCGTGCACACCTGGATTGCCGCCAAGCCCAGCGGATCGACGACCTGGACCCGGTTCGAGGTCTTTGGCTGGGGCGTTCGGCGCGGCGAGGGGGCTGTGCGCGTTCTATCCGGCGTCCCGGACGCCAAGTGGTATGGCGCAACCCCCGAGTTGCTTCGCGACTTGCGCGGTGGGGCTGAAGTCAACGCGCTGATCGAGCGTCTGCATGCGGCGGCGCGGCGCTATCCGCACAACCATGAATACCGGGTGTGGCCCGGCCCCAACAGCAATACCTTCATCGCCTACCTCGGCCGGCAGGTGCCTGAATTGCACATCGATATGCCGCCGACGGCCATTGGCAAGGACTATCTGCCCGAGGGCGGCTGGGTGTCGACCGCGCCTTCGGGGCAGGGCGTTCAGTTGTCTGCCAAGGGTCTTCTCGGGCTGACCGTGGCGCCTGAAGAGGGGCTCGAGTTCAACGTCCTTGGCCTGACGGTCGGCATTGATGCCTCGCCTTGGGCCATCAAGTTGCCTGGAACCGGTCGTCTCGGGGCACCGGACGGACCGGCATCGCCTCACGGTTGA
- a CDS encoding amidohydrolase family protein codes for MTLSRSRRNFLIAGGLLAGGAAIGALSRPWLINPCLAALPADLGEHPLLKRVWAGVDPAMVWDCHVHLAGVGDGSSGIAISQDMLSPLSPMQYLQRLFYLNAGCAHDAPDRVDQSYVERLHNLMEGMAPGAKLMLFAFEHAHDDTGRARPEASAFFVPNEYARRVAAESPEWFEWVCSIHPYRADCVDALDAAVAQGARAVKWLPPAMGIDPASQRCDRFYAALAQHQLPLISHAGEEKAVHGIGEASWGNPLRLRRALDAGVRVVMAHCASMGDDVDLDQGSEGPRVRSFDLFARMMAEPAYRDRLYADISAIILRNREVSVIRQIVETTEWHGRLLFGSDYPLPGILPLISPATMADEGLLDEAAVPVLEGVREHNPILFDFALKRLLVSDGVRLPASVFETRRFFDSSLARAA; via the coding sequence ATGACCCTGTCGCGATCGCGTCGGAATTTTCTGATCGCCGGTGGCTTGCTGGCTGGCGGCGCCGCGATTGGTGCCCTGAGCCGCCCCTGGCTGATCAATCCGTGTCTGGCGGCGCTGCCGGCAGACCTGGGCGAGCATCCTTTGCTCAAGCGCGTGTGGGCGGGCGTCGATCCGGCCATGGTGTGGGATTGTCATGTGCATCTGGCGGGCGTGGGCGATGGGAGCAGCGGTATCGCCATCTCCCAGGACATGCTCAGCCCGCTCAGCCCCATGCAGTACCTGCAGCGTCTGTTCTACCTGAATGCCGGTTGTGCCCACGATGCGCCGGACCGGGTGGATCAGAGTTATGTGGAGCGTCTTCACAACCTCATGGAGGGCATGGCGCCCGGGGCCAAGCTGATGTTGTTCGCCTTCGAACATGCCCATGACGACACTGGGCGCGCGCGACCCGAGGCGTCGGCGTTCTTCGTGCCCAATGAGTACGCGCGGCGTGTGGCCGCCGAGTCCCCCGAATGGTTCGAATGGGTGTGTTCCATCCATCCCTACCGGGCCGATTGTGTGGATGCGCTCGACGCCGCGGTGGCACAGGGCGCGCGGGCGGTGAAATGGCTGCCGCCGGCCATGGGCATCGACCCCGCCTCGCAGCGGTGTGATCGCTTCTATGCGGCCCTGGCGCAGCACCAGCTTCCCCTGATCAGTCATGCGGGTGAGGAGAAGGCAGTGCATGGTATCGGCGAAGCGAGCTGGGGCAATCCCTTGCGTCTGCGCCGGGCGCTGGATGCCGGCGTGCGCGTGGTGATGGCCCATTGCGCGAGCATGGGCGACGATGTGGATCTCGACCAGGGTTCGGAGGGGCCGCGGGTACGCAGCTTCGATCTGTTTGCGCGCATGATGGCCGAGCCCGCGTATCGCGACCGGCTGTACGCCGACATCTCGGCCATCATTCTGCGCAATCGGGAGGTGTCGGTGATCCGTCAAATTGTCGAGACCACCGAATGGCATGGCCGCCTGCTGTTTGGTTCCGACTATCCCCTGCCGGGTATCCTCCCGCTGATTTCTCCGGCGACAATGGCGGACGAAGGTCTGCTCGACGAGGCGGCCGTGCCGGTGCTCGAGGGGGTGCGAGAGCACAACCCCATCCTGTTCGATTTCGCGCTCAAGCGCTTGCTGGTCAGCGACGGTGTGCGTTTGCCGGCGAGTGTGTTCGAAACCCGTCGTTTCTTTGATTCCAGCCTCGCGAGGGCAGCATGA
- a CDS encoding putative bifunctional diguanylate cyclase/phosphodiesterase yields the protein MTPRIPRFVLKVVAFYVAVALLWILLSDLLVSKLAADLDDATRLSEFKGVMFVIVTSILLYLLLARLSRALTAQTERLHDVAHRYHTLFEHGGESMLVVGAEDGIIHDANHAAAEMYGWPIEALIGRPLEELVASAPDDLSPSLAERVCHWHRTAGGERIPVDLISNAMRWKGDAVHLVVVRHLGDQLEQREKLSRLAHQDPLTGLFNRNLLPEQVRMGVANAQRTGTLFGVCFLDLDGFKAVNDQLGHDAGDELLRQIARRIKAQVRGGDVVVRLGGDEFVILLGELRSLAESEQILRRLLGSIAEPVALGAEHARVTGSIGVALYPSDGSDHEMLLHAADDAMYRAKDAGRNRYAFHNKAHEDRIKARTAMLDRVARAINEQKLLLFYEPLVDVARGVIDGIEAKMRWQHPVLGILPASEFLPFIKDPALELEVDLWAIRQAQRDIAALDDRRVGLRINLFAPDAGRDALLDALRTLASQLGPGRLTVELSPEVFRRLAPQLPAWRDACHAMGVRLSLDGLVAGADSVHSLATLALDEFKLPAESLGLNGEHDGVGVLTASYVAVAQATGMNLVVKGVMDEAQAQWLKAHGCVLLQGEVFGGAVDADHLSERLNQQTASMTQVVSGDVA from the coding sequence GTGACTCCGCGCATCCCTCGATTCGTGCTGAAAGTCGTCGCCTTTTACGTGGCTGTCGCGCTGCTCTGGATCTTGTTGTCGGACCTGCTTGTCAGCAAGCTGGCGGCCGATCTGGATGACGCCACACGCCTGAGCGAGTTCAAGGGCGTGATGTTCGTCATTGTCACGTCGATCCTGCTGTATTTGCTGCTGGCGCGCCTGTCCCGGGCGCTGACGGCACAAACCGAACGGCTGCACGATGTTGCCCATCGGTATCACACCCTGTTTGAGCATGGCGGGGAATCGATGTTGGTGGTGGGGGCTGAGGACGGCATCATTCACGACGCCAATCACGCGGCCGCGGAGATGTACGGATGGCCCATCGAGGCGCTGATCGGGCGGCCCCTGGAAGAACTCGTGGCGTCAGCCCCGGATGATCTATCCCCAAGCCTGGCCGAACGCGTTTGCCACTGGCATCGCACTGCGGGCGGCGAGCGCATTCCGGTGGATCTGATCTCGAATGCCATGCGCTGGAAGGGGGATGCCGTGCACCTCGTGGTGGTGCGGCATCTGGGGGATCAACTCGAACAGCGTGAAAAACTCAGTCGGCTGGCGCACCAGGATCCGCTGACCGGCCTGTTCAACCGCAATCTGCTGCCGGAGCAGGTGCGCATGGGCGTTGCGAACGCTCAACGCACCGGCACGCTGTTCGGGGTCTGTTTTCTCGATCTGGATGGTTTCAAGGCCGTCAACGACCAGCTCGGCCACGATGCCGGCGACGAACTGTTGCGTCAGATCGCCCGGCGGATCAAGGCACAGGTGCGGGGTGGCGATGTGGTCGTGCGCCTCGGGGGCGACGAATTCGTGATTCTTCTCGGGGAGTTGCGTTCTCTGGCCGAGAGCGAGCAGATCCTGCGTCGGCTCCTGGGGAGCATTGCCGAGCCGGTGGCCCTCGGTGCTGAGCACGCGCGGGTGACCGGGAGTATCGGCGTTGCGCTCTATCCGAGTGACGGCAGCGATCACGAGATGCTGCTGCATGCGGCCGATGACGCCATGTACCGGGCCAAGGACGCGGGTCGCAACCGCTACGCTTTCCATAACAAGGCGCACGAGGACCGTATCAAGGCGCGCACCGCCATGCTCGACCGGGTCGCTCGAGCCATCAACGAACAGAAACTGCTGCTGTTCTACGAACCGCTGGTGGATGTTGCTCGTGGCGTGATCGACGGTATCGAGGCCAAGATGCGTTGGCAGCACCCCGTGCTGGGCATCCTCCCCGCATCCGAGTTCCTGCCGTTCATCAAGGACCCGGCACTGGAACTCGAGGTGGACCTGTGGGCCATCCGTCAGGCTCAGCGAGACATCGCCGCGCTGGACGACCGTCGCGTCGGACTGCGGATCAACCTGTTTGCGCCAGACGCCGGACGCGATGCTCTGCTCGACGCATTGCGCACCTTGGCGTCGCAGCTCGGGCCCGGGCGCTTGACGGTGGAACTGAGTCCGGAAGTGTTTCGTCGGCTCGCGCCCCAGCTGCCGGCCTGGCGAGACGCGTGTCATGCCATGGGCGTGCGTCTCAGTCTGGACGGGCTGGTGGCGGGGGCTGATTCGGTCCACTCATTGGCAACACTGGCCCTTGATGAATTCAAACTGCCTGCCGAGTCCTTGGGTCTCAATGGTGAACACGACGGGGTGGGGGTGCTGACGGCTTCATACGTCGCCGTGGCCCAGGCCACCGGAATGAATCTGGTCGTGAAGGGCGTGATGGATGAGGCTCAGGCGCAATGGCTCAAGGCGCACGGATGTGTGTTGCTGCAGGGCGAAGTCTTCGGTGGTGCGGTCGATGCCGACCACCTGTCCGAACGGTTGAATCAACAGACCGCGTCAATGACGCAGGTCGTCTCGGGAGATGTGGCATGA
- a CDS encoding rhomboid family intramembrane serine protease, with the protein MPPVTQSIIIGTVLIFLLQLSGVGGALAPLALWPSLDNLVTAPWQLVTYSLLHGDLTHIFFNMFAVYMFGGPMEMVFGTRRFIILWVASVVAGAVVQVIFATATGDMVPVIGASAGVFGLLLAYGMFFPERRIMLLIPPIPMPAKYFVIAYGALELFFGVTGLQAGVAHFAHLGGMLGALLVIRNFAGRRRR; encoded by the coding sequence ATGCCTCCAGTCACCCAGTCGATCATCATCGGCACCGTTCTGATCTTTCTGCTACAGCTCAGCGGCGTCGGTGGCGCTTTGGCACCTTTGGCCCTGTGGCCCAGCCTGGACAACCTCGTGACCGCCCCATGGCAACTGGTCACGTACAGCCTGTTGCACGGTGATCTGACCCACATTTTCTTCAACATGTTCGCGGTCTACATGTTCGGAGGGCCGATGGAGATGGTGTTCGGCACCCGCCGATTCATCATCCTTTGGGTTGCCAGCGTGGTGGCAGGCGCGGTTGTTCAGGTGATCTTTGCCACCGCGACCGGCGACATGGTGCCGGTGATCGGCGCTTCGGCCGGCGTGTTCGGCCTGTTGCTGGCCTACGGCATGTTCTTTCCGGAACGCCGCATCATGCTGCTCATCCCGCCCATTCCCATGCCGGCAAAGTACTTCGTCATTGCTTACGGCGCGCTGGAACTGTTCTTCGGTGTCACCGGACTGCAGGCCGGGGTTGCCCACTTTGCCCACCTGGGGGGCATGCTGGGCGCGCTACTGGTGATTCGCAACTTCGCCGGTCGCCGGCGCCGCTGA
- a CDS encoding hybrid sensor histidine kinase/response regulator produces the protein MSALAQEHPAQPGAEPEKAKATILVVEDSPSMRSIIAACLSGAGYSVLTAENGWQGSVMAEEHLPDLILSDVEMPEVDGFALLAHLRENPKLALTPVIMLTSLTDRSNVRRAMSLGAEDFLFKPFDPDTVLEAVSTQLNRHASRKAAAEQLDEHMINILGSVLPHEFRTPLNVILGYGDLMGVIGKDGLSPEMTQEFSREIVQAGKRLLSQTNRFLTLSHLHGDRAMAAARRASTEVNDALVESVVEDAVSLLPENMAMMTDVSVVTGMVAADAKSVRDVLFELVTNGLKFSDRDTPVVIAGRPMRDGYYQLAVENIGQPFPIDHLEHVGNFRQFNRTINEQQGVGIGLAIVSATAERWGGDYHVENLPEGIVRVSVRFPLAGGVVQQKKSLRAVS, from the coding sequence ATGTCAGCGCTAGCACAAGAACACCCGGCACAACCCGGTGCCGAGCCGGAGAAGGCCAAAGCCACCATCCTCGTGGTCGAGGATTCTCCGTCGATGCGATCCATCATTGCCGCATGTCTCAGTGGCGCCGGCTACAGCGTGCTGACCGCCGAGAACGGCTGGCAGGGCAGCGTCATGGCGGAAGAACACCTGCCTGATCTGATCCTCAGTGACGTGGAGATGCCGGAGGTGGATGGCTTCGCCCTGCTTGCGCATCTGCGTGAGAACCCCAAGCTGGCGCTCACGCCCGTCATCATGCTCACCAGCCTCACCGATCGTTCCAATGTGCGCCGGGCCATGAGCCTGGGCGCCGAGGACTTCCTCTTCAAGCCCTTCGACCCCGACACCGTGCTCGAAGCGGTCAGTACCCAGCTGAACCGTCACGCCAGCCGAAAGGCCGCGGCGGAACAGCTCGACGAACACATGATCAACATTCTCGGCAGTGTCCTGCCTCACGAATTCAGGACGCCGCTCAACGTGATCCTTGGCTACGGCGACCTCATGGGCGTGATCGGCAAGGACGGACTCAGCCCGGAAATGACTCAGGAATTCAGCCGTGAAATCGTGCAGGCCGGCAAACGGCTGCTCAGCCAGACCAATCGCTTCCTGACCCTCAGCCACCTGCATGGCGACCGCGCCATGGCGGCTGCGCGACGGGCATCGACCGAGGTCAATGACGCGCTCGTCGAATCCGTGGTCGAGGACGCGGTCAGCTTGCTACCCGAAAACATGGCGATGATGACCGACGTGAGTGTCGTCACCGGCATGGTGGCGGCCGACGCCAAGAGCGTGCGTGATGTGCTTTTCGAGCTCGTCACCAACGGCCTCAAGTTCTCTGACCGGGATACGCCGGTGGTGATCGCTGGACGCCCGATGCGCGATGGTTACTACCAGTTGGCCGTTGAAAATATCGGTCAGCCTTTCCCGATCGATCACCTGGAGCACGTGGGCAACTTCCGGCAATTCAATCGAACAATCAACGAACAACAAGGAGTGGGCATCGGACTGGCCATCGTTTCGGCGACGGCAGAAAGATGGGGCGGAGACTACCACGTGGAAAACCTGCCGGAAGGGATCGTACGGGTCTCGGTCCGCTTTCCGTTGGCAGGGGGCGTGGTCCAGCAAAAGAAGAGTCTGCGGGCCGTGAGCTGA